Genomic window (Sphingomonas sp. HF-S4):
CGGACACGGCGATGCCGTCCTCGAGATGCAGCTCGCGCGGGCGGCCATAATCGTACAGCCGGTAGGTGGTCTCGCTGTTCTGCTGCGTTTCCAGCACCGTGATTCCCGCGCCGATCGCGTGCACCGTGCCGGAAGGCGCGTAGAAGAAGTCGCCGGCCTTGACCGGCTTCCAGTCGAGCAGGTCGACGATCGAGCCGTCCAGCGCCGCCGCGCGCAGCGTCTCTGGATCGACCGGCGCCTTGGGGCCGATCGCGATCGTCGAATCGGGTTCGGCGTCGAGGATCAGCCAGCATTCGTCCTTGCCGCGCGGCAGTCCGCGCGCCTGCGCCTGCGCGTCATCGGGATGGACCTGGATCGACAGCTTCTCGCTGGTGAAGAGGTACTTGATCAGCAGGTCGGGCGCGGCGTTGCCCGGAGTCTGGAACCACACTTCGCCCACGGGATCCTGATCGGGCGCCGGATCGGCGAAGCCGGGCCAGAGATTGTGGCGCCCCCAGGGTTTTTCGACACGATGGGTGGCGAGAAGCGTCGCGGTCACTCGATCCTCCGGCATGGGAATGCACAATCCTTTGTGCAACGCATCAATGGCGTCAAGCGATCCTCTGCGACGGGTGCGATCTGCCGTGTTGCGAAGCCGGCCACAAAGCCGCCGCGAAAAGGATTGTTTGACGCCACCACGCTCGGCTAAGACCGCACGATATGCGTATTCCCTTTGCCCGCGCTGCTGCGCTCGCCCTCGTCCCGGTGCTTGCCCTTTCGGTCGCCGGGTGCGCCAGGAGCGGTACGAAGACCGACCTGCCTTATGTCGCGCGCGACGTGGGTACGCTCTACGGTGCCGGCAAGCAGCGGCTCGACCAGCGGCAGTACAA
Coding sequences:
- a CDS encoding class I mannose-6-phosphate isomerase, whose product is MTATLLATHRVEKPWGRHNLWPGFADPAPDQDPVGEVWFQTPGNAAPDLLIKYLFTSEKLSIQVHPDDAQAQARGLPRGKDECWLILDAEPDSTIAIGPKAPVDPETLRAAALDGSIVDLLDWKPVKAGDFFYAPSGTVHAIGAGITVLETQQNSETTYRLYDYGRPRELHLEDGIAVSDTDPYVPHPMPGKVAEDRTILVEGPKFVLERWQAGTRNLTLPQGVTGWLVPLAGEGVVDGVAFHAGECVTLEGACELHADAGSDLLFAYPGDTRI